A DNA window from Stenotrophomonas sp. 57 contains the following coding sequences:
- a CDS encoding sigma-70 family RNA polymerase sigma factor — MSNGTAGAVDLMDHLLGAYDELKRRLVRKLGSEELAGDALQDTWMRLSARRDRLDAVQNPAAYLLRMAMNTVIDRQRADHRLLSLEEVDTLMDMADPSPGPAQAAELEFALEDMVGLLKRMPERRRRILLAIRVDGLQQRDVADHLGVSLRLVQRELKAAQDYLAERSGQGRQVRF, encoded by the coding sequence ATGAGCAACGGTACGGCTGGGGCAGTTGACCTGATGGACCACCTTCTGGGTGCCTATGACGAGCTGAAGCGCCGGCTGGTGCGCAAGCTGGGTTCGGAGGAGCTGGCCGGCGATGCATTGCAGGACACCTGGATGCGCCTGAGTGCGCGTCGTGACCGCTTGGACGCCGTGCAGAATCCAGCGGCCTACCTGCTGCGCATGGCCATGAACACCGTGATAGACCGCCAACGTGCCGACCACCGGCTGCTGAGCCTGGAGGAGGTGGACACGCTGATGGACATGGCCGACCCGTCACCGGGCCCGGCACAGGCTGCCGAACTGGAGTTCGCGCTGGAGGACATGGTCGGGCTGCTGAAGCGCATGCCCGAGCGCCGCCGGCGCATCCTGCTGGCAATCCGTGTGGATGGCCTGCAGCAGCGGGACGTGGCCGATCACCTCGGTGTGTCGCTGCGGCTGGTGCAGCGCGAACTGAAGGCGGCCCAGGACTACCTGGCCGAGCGCAGCGGTCAGGGACGCCAGGTGCGGTTCTGA
- a CDS encoding 4-alpha-glucanotransferase: MNTDAALREVARRAGLLVRWSDVAGAEREVAPDVLRAVLSELACDGTPVSRPLLTACCGQLLAMPEATGAACWVDEQGAALPAREDAQGRWRVPDQPGYWQWRQGGQQQAVAVAPQRAWWPQGMLRGWGLSAQVYSLRAPGDAGIGDSAGCARWRELLHRYGGDALALSPLHAGLPPRPGYSPYSPSDRRWLDPLQVSLPQVLPEVASSVLREDEALAMAVEAATAARRIDWPHSAAVKWRWLRQVRQWLRQQAPAQYEQMQTWCDAQGGPLLQYCQHAADRFTGSADDHAFAQWLARQGWTQVQAGLRDDGASIGLIADLAVGCAPQGVEARTGGDRLLQGLELGAPPDAFNPLGQAWGITSWSPSALLREGFEPFIRVLRAVMAGRGGLRIDHILGLQRLWVLPRGAGAGEGVYLRYPFDDLINLLVLESWRHRCVLIGEDLGVVPPGIRQRLAARGVLGLEVLPFARSGERFLPAPRWRRDAVAMPSTHDLPPLAGWLRGRDLRWRARLGELTGLPAALHARASEVQALAAVARGEGATLEARALSLVAHAPSRLALLPLEDALGSRAQVNLPGTVNGHPNWRRRLPLAWDTDAADARIARFSATRRKAGR; this comes from the coding sequence ATGAATACGGATGCGGCCCTGCGGGAGGTGGCTCGCCGTGCGGGCCTGCTGGTCCGCTGGAGCGACGTGGCCGGAGCAGAGCGCGAGGTTGCGCCCGACGTGCTGCGCGCCGTGCTGTCGGAGCTCGCGTGCGACGGTACGCCGGTGTCCCGCCCGTTGCTCACTGCCTGCTGTGGTCAGCTCCTGGCCATGCCTGAGGCAACGGGCGCGGCGTGCTGGGTGGATGAGCAGGGCGCAGCGTTGCCTGCACGTGAGGACGCGCAAGGGCGCTGGCGGGTTCCGGATCAGCCAGGCTACTGGCAGTGGCGGCAGGGCGGTCAGCAACAGGCGGTTGCGGTGGCACCGCAGCGTGCCTGGTGGCCGCAGGGCATGCTGCGCGGTTGGGGTCTGTCGGCGCAGGTCTACAGCCTGCGCGCGCCCGGTGATGCCGGCATCGGTGACAGCGCCGGCTGTGCGCGGTGGCGCGAGCTGCTGCACCGTTACGGCGGCGATGCACTGGCGTTGAGTCCGCTGCACGCCGGCCTGCCACCGCGCCCGGGCTACAGTCCGTACTCGCCCAGCGACCGCCGCTGGCTCGACCCGCTGCAGGTGTCGCTGCCGCAGGTTTTGCCGGAGGTCGCCAGCAGCGTGTTGCGCGAGGACGAAGCACTGGCGATGGCCGTTGAAGCGGCTACCGCAGCACGCCGCATCGACTGGCCGCACTCGGCGGCGGTGAAGTGGCGCTGGCTGCGCCAAGTGCGCCAATGGCTGCGGCAGCAGGCGCCGGCACAGTACGAACAGATGCAGACGTGGTGCGATGCGCAGGGCGGACCCCTGCTGCAGTATTGCCAGCACGCCGCCGACCGATTCACTGGAAGCGCCGACGACCATGCGTTTGCCCAGTGGTTGGCGCGGCAAGGCTGGACGCAGGTGCAGGCGGGACTGCGCGACGACGGCGCGTCGATCGGACTGATCGCGGATCTGGCAGTGGGTTGCGCACCGCAGGGCGTCGAGGCCCGGACCGGCGGCGATCGCCTGCTGCAGGGCCTCGAGCTGGGCGCGCCGCCGGATGCGTTCAATCCGCTGGGCCAGGCCTGGGGGATCACCAGCTGGTCACCCTCTGCGTTGCTGCGCGAGGGGTTTGAACCGTTCATCCGCGTGTTGCGCGCCGTGATGGCGGGTCGCGGCGGATTGCGCATCGACCACATCCTGGGCCTGCAGCGGCTGTGGGTGCTGCCTCGTGGCGCGGGCGCAGGGGAGGGGGTGTACCTGCGCTATCCGTTCGATGATCTGATCAACCTGCTGGTGCTGGAATCGTGGCGCCATCGCTGCGTGCTGATTGGCGAAGACCTGGGCGTGGTTCCTCCGGGTATCCGCCAGCGACTGGCAGCCCGTGGCGTGCTGGGGCTTGAGGTGCTCCCGTTCGCCCGCAGCGGTGAGCGCTTCCTGCCGGCGCCACGGTGGCGCCGCGATGCGGTGGCCATGCCCTCCACCCATGATCTGCCGCCGCTGGCAGGCTGGCTGCGCGGGCGCGACCTGCGCTGGCGTGCACGCCTGGGTGAGCTGACGGGGCTTCCCGCGGCGCTGCACGCGCGTGCCAGCGAGGTACAGGCGCTGGCCGCAGTCGCCCGGGGCGAGGGCGCGACGCTGGAAGCGCGTGCGCTGTCACTGGTGGCGCACGCACCTTCACGGTTGGCGCTGCTGCCGCTGGAAGATGCGCTGGGCAGCCGCGCGCAGGTGAACCTGCCGGGTACCGTCAACGGTCACCCGAACTGGCGCCGACGCTTGCCGCTTGCGTGGGATACGGACGCGGCCGACGCGCGTATTGCCCGATTCAGCGCCACGCGACGCAAGGCGGGACGATGA
- the treZ gene encoding malto-oligosyltrehalose trehalohydrolase, with amino-acid sequence MTTVAPRLGAWPVDGEGVEFRVWAPDADTMALRLEGVLRPMHRDPDGCHWLQTQASHGDRYRFRLPSGQDVPDPASRWQPDGVVGDSAVVLGTDGAQPTWQGHTWQDLVIYEVHIEAGGGFAALTAQLPMLAALGITAIELMPVAQFPGGRNWGYDGVFAYAPAQAYGGPSALKAFVDAAHDAGLSVLLDVVYNHFGPQGNRLRDYARGFFRDDRTTPWGEAIDFRQPWVRRFFVDNALMWLRDYGFDGLRLDAVHAIDDDRFLQQLADEVRAAVPRAHLVLENERNQARWLRGAYQGQWNDDFHNALHVMLTGEQEGYYAAYAGRAETLLARCLSEGFAWQGEPDLHGHPRGEPSVDLSPARFVVFAQNHDQVGNRAFGERLSMLTDPAPLRAALALTLLTPMVPLMFMGEPWQAQSPFLFFTDYAPPLDEAVREGRRREFAGFSAFADPASRARIPDPNDPATLQASYTLPPGDDPWSQHWLRCTGEFLALRRRYLQPGLLQARSLGARVLGQGAVQAGWQLPTGQWWIAINVGPSPVAHAMPAGECVVGPDAAAMLPSGGGALARWIAA; translated from the coding sequence ATGACCACAGTGGCTCCGCGCCTGGGCGCTTGGCCGGTGGACGGTGAAGGTGTCGAGTTCCGTGTGTGGGCACCGGACGCAGACACCATGGCGCTGCGCCTGGAGGGCGTGCTGCGGCCGATGCACCGCGACCCGGACGGCTGCCATTGGCTGCAGACACAGGCGTCGCATGGTGACCGCTACCGGTTCCGCCTGCCGTCCGGCCAGGACGTGCCCGACCCGGCCTCGCGCTGGCAACCGGACGGCGTCGTTGGTGACAGCGCGGTCGTGCTTGGCACGGATGGAGCACAGCCCACGTGGCAGGGGCATACCTGGCAGGACCTGGTGATCTATGAAGTGCACATCGAGGCCGGCGGCGGCTTCGCGGCGTTGACCGCGCAGCTGCCGATGCTGGCGGCCCTGGGCATCACCGCCATTGAACTGATGCCGGTCGCGCAGTTTCCCGGTGGCCGCAATTGGGGCTACGACGGCGTGTTCGCGTATGCACCCGCGCAGGCCTATGGCGGTCCGTCCGCGCTGAAGGCCTTTGTCGACGCGGCGCACGATGCAGGGCTCTCGGTGCTGCTGGATGTGGTCTACAACCACTTCGGGCCGCAGGGGAACCGTCTGCGCGACTATGCACGGGGGTTCTTTCGTGACGACCGCACCACCCCTTGGGGCGAGGCCATCGACTTCCGCCAGCCATGGGTGCGGCGCTTCTTCGTCGACAATGCGTTGATGTGGTTGCGCGATTACGGCTTCGACGGCCTGCGCCTGGATGCGGTGCACGCCATTGACGATGACCGATTCCTGCAGCAGCTGGCCGATGAGGTACGCGCTGCGGTGCCGCGGGCGCACCTGGTTCTGGAGAACGAACGCAACCAGGCGCGTTGGCTGCGGGGCGCCTATCAGGGGCAGTGGAACGACGACTTCCACAACGCGCTGCATGTGATGCTGACCGGCGAGCAGGAAGGTTATTACGCGGCCTATGCCGGGCGCGCCGAAACACTCCTGGCGCGCTGCCTGTCCGAAGGATTCGCCTGGCAGGGCGAGCCGGACCTGCACGGCCATCCCCGTGGCGAGCCCAGCGTCGACCTGTCGCCCGCGCGTTTTGTGGTATTCGCGCAGAACCACGACCAGGTGGGCAACCGCGCCTTCGGTGAGCGCCTGTCGATGCTGACCGATCCTGCGCCGCTGCGCGCGGCGCTGGCCCTGACCCTGCTGACGCCGATGGTCCCCCTGATGTTCATGGGCGAACCGTGGCAGGCGCAATCGCCATTCCTGTTCTTCACCGACTACGCGCCACCGCTGGACGAGGCCGTGCGCGAGGGACGTCGCCGCGAATTCGCGGGTTTCAGCGCCTTTGCCGATCCCGCCTCGCGCGCGCGCATTCCGGACCCGAACGACCCGGCGACCCTGCAGGCCTCGTACACGCTGCCACCCGGCGATGATCCCTGGTCGCAGCACTGGCTTCGCTGCACGGGTGAGTTCCTCGCCCTGCGCAGGCGCTATCTGCAGCCCGGCCTGCTGCAGGCGCGGTCGCTGGGCGCGCGCGTGCTGGGCCAGGGCGCGGTGCAGGCGGGCTGGCAGTTGCCAACGGGCCAGTGGTGGATCGCGATCAATGTGGGTCCGTCGCCGGTGGCCCACGCGATGCCGGCCGGCGAGTGCGTCGTGGGGCCGGATGCGGCCGCGATGCTGCCGTCGGGCGGCGGTGCGCTTGCGCGCTGGATCGCCGCATGA
- a CDS encoding TonB C-terminal domain-containing protein — translation MFDVRGLNGHHAIRTWRLAIAGWLLLAFAAAAQDGVHAYDIPAQPLEQAIERFSVISGWSVMYPGELAAGRNSHALRESLAPLPALQVLLQDSGIKAEVIGDQRVVLRRSTSSTAKPGVGPELPDAERRRRYGGLQQRLRAAFCNDPELAPGRYAATLRFSVGSDGQVHSPELLSGSGNARRDARLLQALQALTVAADAAALPQPVTLQIRPSGADHDCGRRAPLP, via the coding sequence GTGTTCGACGTCAGGGGGCTGAATGGACACCATGCGATCAGAACGTGGAGGCTGGCCATCGCTGGATGGCTGCTGCTGGCCTTTGCCGCGGCAGCCCAGGACGGTGTCCATGCCTACGACATCCCCGCGCAGCCGCTGGAACAGGCGATCGAGCGCTTCAGCGTCATCAGTGGCTGGTCGGTGATGTACCCGGGCGAGCTTGCCGCGGGCCGCAACAGTCACGCGCTTCGCGAAAGCCTTGCGCCGCTGCCGGCCTTGCAGGTTCTGTTGCAGGATTCCGGCATCAAGGCCGAGGTAATCGGCGACCAGCGGGTGGTGCTGCGTCGGAGCACGTCCTCCACGGCCAAACCCGGCGTTGGCCCGGAACTTCCCGATGCCGAGCGGCGCCGTCGCTACGGTGGCCTGCAGCAACGCCTGCGGGCTGCGTTCTGTAACGATCCCGAGCTGGCTCCAGGTCGCTATGCCGCGACCCTGCGTTTCAGCGTTGGTAGTGACGGCCAGGTGCATTCCCCCGAACTGCTTTCCGGCAGTGGCAATGCCCGTCGCGATGCACGCCTGCTGCAGGCGCTGCAGGCGCTGACGGTGGCAGCCGATGCCGCCGCGCTGCCGCAGCCGGTGACGCTGCAGATCCGCCCTTCCGGCGCCGACCACGACTGTGGCCGGCGCGCCCCCCTTCCATGA
- a CDS encoding DUF2934 domain-containing protein, giving the protein MDSRERRQRIEALAHQIWEAEGRPDDQQQRHWHMAERLVEAEIAAARGEEGTDGEP; this is encoded by the coding sequence ATGGACAGCAGGGAACGACGGCAGAGGATTGAGGCATTGGCCCATCAGATATGGGAAGCGGAAGGGCGGCCGGACGACCAGCAGCAGCGGCATTGGCACATGGCCGAGCGCCTGGTGGAAGCCGAGATTGCTGCTGCGCGCGGGGAGGAGGGCACCGATGGCGAGCCGTAA
- a CDS encoding AzlC family ABC transporter permease, which translates to MDARTTLPLPDTCDTAPRAEFLRGLRAAVPVMIGFIPFALVLGAQAAQKGLSALEVPLMTGLNFAGGSEFAAVELWTSPPHIALIVAITALVNSRHLLMGASLAPLLQHLPRRRVLPALFFMCDESWAMGVADARRRALGFSLAYYLGVSAGLYTVWVACTALGAIVGPMLGDIHAYGFDMAFPAVFLVLLRGMWQGMKAARPWLVSLVVAAATYLLVPGAWYVASGALAGLAAAWLLAEDGA; encoded by the coding sequence ATGGACGCCCGTACCACCCTCCCCCTGCCCGACACCTGCGATACCGCGCCACGTGCCGAATTCCTGCGCGGCCTGCGCGCCGCCGTGCCCGTGATGATCGGCTTCATTCCCTTCGCCCTGGTGCTTGGCGCCCAGGCCGCCCAGAAAGGCCTGAGCGCACTGGAAGTGCCACTGATGACCGGCCTCAACTTCGCTGGCGGCTCGGAGTTCGCCGCCGTCGAACTGTGGACCTCGCCACCGCACATTGCACTGATCGTGGCCATCACCGCGCTGGTCAACAGCCGTCACCTGCTGATGGGCGCCAGCCTGGCCCCGCTGCTGCAGCACCTGCCGCGCCGCCGCGTGCTGCCGGCCCTGTTCTTCATGTGCGACGAAAGCTGGGCGATGGGCGTGGCCGATGCGCGCCGACGCGCGCTTGGCTTCAGCCTGGCCTACTACCTGGGCGTCTCGGCCGGCCTGTACACGGTCTGGGTAGCCTGTACGGCACTCGGCGCGATCGTTGGCCCGATGCTGGGCGACATCCACGCCTACGGCTTCGACATGGCCTTCCCCGCCGTGTTCCTGGTGCTGCTGCGTGGCATGTGGCAGGGCATGAAGGCCGCACGTCCGTGGCTGGTCAGCCTGGTGGTTGCCGCTGCGACCTACCTGCTGGTGCCAGGTGCGTGGTACGTGGCCAGCGGCGCATTGGCCGGCCTGGCGGCTGCCTGGCTGCTGGCGGAGGACGGCGCATGA
- the glgX gene encoding glycogen debranching protein GlgX, whose translation MASRKWTQTSRVREGRPFPLGATWDGLGVNFALYSRHATRVELCLFDARNREVERIALPEYTNEIWHGYLPDVRPGQRYGYRVHGPYAPEEGHRFNPNKLLLDPYAKQIVGELKWAPHLFGYTLGHRDGDLSFDRRDSAAYMPRCAVIDPAFSWGVERAPATPWDRTVIYEAHVRGLTMQHPDVPQAERGTFSALRHDAVVDHLSQLGVTAIELLPVHAYVDDQQLLERGLRNYWGYNTIGFFAPQARYLSLGTVAEFKQMVARLHNAGIEVILDVVYNHTAEGNELGPTLSFKGIDNASYYRLADDRRYYINDTGTGNTFDLTNAGALRMVMDSLRYWVTEMRVDGFRFDLATILGRERHGFDASGSFLDAVRQDPILSQVKLIAEPWDIGPGGYQLGQFPPGWAEWNDRFRDTVRALWRGDGGQLAEFATRFTGSADLFEHHGRRPSASINLVTAHDGFTLHDLVSYNDRHNEANGEDNRDGHSHNLSSNHGVEGETDDPEILSIRARQMRNLLATLLLAQGTPMLLAGDEFGHSQQGNNNAYCQDNPLSWIDWERAAQPAAQAQVAFVRRALSLRRRYGLLRRNRFLRGEYDEALGLRDIDWRHPDGRSMEEADWHDPALRALLIVLDGRSPDSGLREPGRHVSLALLLNAGDQPQRFCASDEALSFRRVLLQTEETSLEPDGEGAWTLQPRSLCLLAASSST comes from the coding sequence ATGGCGAGCCGTAAGTGGACGCAGACCTCACGGGTGCGCGAAGGCCGGCCATTCCCGCTGGGGGCGACCTGGGACGGGTTGGGCGTGAACTTCGCGCTGTACTCGCGGCATGCCACCCGGGTGGAACTCTGCCTGTTCGACGCGCGCAACCGTGAAGTCGAGCGTATCGCGCTGCCCGAGTACACCAACGAGATCTGGCACGGCTACCTGCCGGACGTGCGGCCCGGCCAGCGCTATGGCTACCGAGTGCATGGTCCCTATGCTCCGGAGGAAGGCCATCGCTTCAATCCCAACAAGTTGCTGCTGGACCCCTACGCCAAGCAGATTGTCGGCGAACTGAAGTGGGCCCCACACCTGTTCGGCTACACCCTGGGCCACCGCGATGGTGACCTCAGCTTCGACCGTCGCGACAGCGCCGCCTACATGCCGCGCTGCGCCGTGATCGACCCGGCCTTCAGCTGGGGTGTCGAGCGTGCACCTGCCACGCCCTGGGACCGGACCGTGATCTACGAAGCCCACGTGCGCGGACTGACCATGCAGCATCCCGACGTCCCGCAGGCCGAGCGCGGTACCTTCTCTGCCCTGCGTCATGACGCAGTGGTCGATCACCTCAGCCAGCTGGGGGTGACCGCCATCGAGCTGCTGCCAGTGCATGCCTACGTGGATGACCAGCAGCTGCTCGAGCGCGGGCTGCGCAACTACTGGGGATACAACACCATCGGCTTCTTCGCGCCGCAGGCACGCTATCTGTCGCTGGGCACCGTGGCCGAGTTCAAGCAGATGGTCGCGCGCCTGCACAACGCGGGCATCGAGGTCATCCTGGACGTGGTCTACAACCACACGGCCGAAGGCAACGAGCTGGGCCCTACGCTGTCCTTCAAGGGCATCGACAACGCCAGCTACTACCGCCTGGCCGATGATCGCCGCTACTACATCAACGATACTGGCACCGGAAACACGTTCGACCTGACCAATGCCGGTGCGCTGCGCATGGTCATGGACTCTCTGCGCTACTGGGTGACCGAGATGCGGGTGGATGGGTTCCGCTTCGACCTGGCAACCATCCTCGGCCGCGAACGGCATGGCTTCGACGCTTCGGGCAGCTTCCTCGATGCGGTACGCCAGGACCCGATCCTGAGCCAGGTGAAGCTGATTGCCGAGCCCTGGGACATCGGCCCGGGCGGCTATCAGCTGGGCCAGTTTCCGCCGGGCTGGGCCGAATGGAACGACCGCTTCCGCGATACGGTGCGCGCGCTGTGGCGCGGCGATGGCGGCCAGCTGGCGGAGTTTGCCACGCGCTTCACCGGCTCGGCCGACCTGTTCGAACACCACGGCAGGCGGCCGTCGGCCAGCATCAATCTGGTGACGGCGCATGATGGATTCACCCTGCACGATCTGGTCAGCTACAACGATCGCCACAACGAGGCCAACGGCGAGGACAACCGTGATGGCCATTCCCACAACCTTTCCAGCAACCATGGCGTGGAGGGTGAGACCGATGATCCGGAGATTCTCTCCATCCGTGCGCGGCAGATGCGCAACCTGCTGGCCACGCTGCTGCTGGCGCAGGGCACTCCGATGCTGCTCGCCGGGGATGAGTTCGGCCATTCGCAGCAGGGCAACAACAACGCCTACTGCCAGGACAATCCACTGAGCTGGATCGACTGGGAGCGTGCGGCGCAGCCGGCAGCCCAGGCGCAGGTGGCGTTCGTGCGGCGGGCGCTGTCGCTGCGCCGTCGTTATGGCCTGCTGCGCCGGAACCGGTTCCTGCGCGGTGAATACGATGAAGCGCTGGGCCTGCGCGATATCGACTGGCGGCATCCTGACGGCCGCAGCATGGAAGAGGCGGACTGGCATGACCCGGCACTGCGTGCGCTGCTGATCGTGCTGGACGGTCGCAGTCCGGACAGCGGCCTGCGCGAGCCCGGGCGGCATGTCAGCCTGGCCCTGCTGTTGAACGCCGGGGACCAGCCGCAGCGGTTCTGCGCATCGGATGAAGCGTTGTCGTTCCGCCGCGTACTCCTGCAGACAGAGGAAACGTCGCTGGAACCGGATGGGGAAGGCGCCTGGACGCTGCAGCCGCGCAGCCTGTGCCTGCTGGCGGCAAGCAGCAGCACGTGA
- the treY gene encoding malto-oligosyltrehalose synthase has protein sequence MTRLRATARLQLHAGFNFEAAAAQLPYYAVLGVSHLYLSPISAAMPGSTHGYDGIHPARINPELGGEEAFQRLATAARAHGLGLILDIVPNHLAASTRTPWWNDVLMHGPRSPHAAWFDIEWEAPGCEGRLWLPVLDRPLHDAVRDGVLRVAVDDERPTLRHHGLALPLSPRGHPLAPAQWPAWAERCNRSVERLHTLLQRQHYRLAWWRTAGDQVNYRRFFDINELAALRVEREDVFEAVHALPLRLVREGWVDGLRIDHVDGLSSPGAYLQHLRASLDAACAAGGRDPQAVSLHVEKILAEDEQLPDGWVCDGTTGYDFMDQVGAWLHDPSAAPALSRAWQAASGDARAFDKVQQDARGMLLRTSLHADFQRLLRSAQRVLQPRLAEADIGAAALARALAALLRHYRTYRPYSLQDAGERKALVDAAVAAREALDGTARAALDLLLRALPGEAEAERALRVRFGQLAAPLNAKSVEDTGFYRYFRLLSRNEVGSDPQRLGMEGRELLEHAVGRLQRHPRALLALATHDHKRGADSRARLAVLSTCTVEWRDAVRRWSRMSTRAGAPMPLPGAEAYALWQALVAAWPMHGNPDADFASRMVQWLTKALREGKRVSSWSDPDVAVEEAAAQWLHALLDGAPLQPVREALATFVARIAPAGACNGLAQLCLQHCLPGVPDLYQGGEGWDLSLVDPDNRRAVDYPVRQAWLRDTRGWPALLEDWRDGGIKAFLLRRLLECRRRHPQLFLHGQLQPLSAPACSPWLAFARRHQAQVLLVIVRRGSPTAVPGPGLRAAYDVGAGVTLHGLPTGPMRNLLDGRIEQFKATEDAARLLAGSPLAVWINEETDRNGQQGTTAED, from the coding sequence ATGACCCGGTTGCGTGCCACCGCACGCCTGCAGCTGCATGCAGGCTTCAACTTCGAGGCTGCCGCTGCCCAGCTGCCGTACTACGCCGTGCTGGGCGTCAGCCACCTTTACCTTTCGCCGATCAGCGCTGCGATGCCCGGGTCCACGCATGGCTATGATGGCATCCACCCGGCCCGCATCAACCCGGAACTGGGCGGCGAAGAAGCCTTCCAGCGACTGGCGACTGCGGCGCGCGCGCATGGCCTGGGACTGATCCTGGATATCGTACCCAACCATCTTGCGGCATCCACGCGGACGCCCTGGTGGAACGACGTGCTGATGCACGGGCCTCGAAGCCCGCACGCAGCATGGTTTGACATCGAGTGGGAGGCGCCGGGCTGCGAGGGCCGGCTCTGGCTGCCTGTACTGGACCGGCCGTTGCACGACGCCGTGCGTGATGGCGTGTTGCGCGTGGCAGTGGATGATGAGCGGCCGACGCTGCGTCATCACGGGCTGGCATTGCCGCTGTCTCCGCGCGGCCATCCGCTGGCACCCGCGCAGTGGCCGGCATGGGCGGAACGCTGCAACCGCAGCGTCGAACGGTTGCACACGCTGCTGCAGCGACAGCACTACCGGCTGGCCTGGTGGCGCACGGCGGGCGATCAGGTGAACTACCGGCGCTTTTTCGATATCAACGAACTGGCCGCGCTGCGGGTGGAGCGCGAGGATGTGTTCGAGGCAGTGCATGCGCTGCCGCTGCGGCTGGTACGCGAGGGATGGGTGGACGGCCTGCGCATCGACCACGTGGATGGCCTGTCGTCACCCGGTGCCTATCTGCAACACCTGCGGGCGTCGCTCGACGCGGCCTGCGCGGCCGGCGGTCGTGACCCGCAGGCCGTCAGCCTGCATGTGGAGAAGATACTGGCGGAGGACGAACAGCTGCCCGATGGCTGGGTCTGCGACGGCACGACGGGCTATGACTTCATGGACCAGGTTGGCGCGTGGCTGCATGATCCGTCGGCTGCGCCCGCGCTCTCCCGCGCCTGGCAAGCGGCGAGTGGCGACGCGCGCGCTTTTGACAAGGTGCAGCAGGATGCCCGCGGCATGCTGCTGCGCACATCGCTTCACGCCGACTTCCAGCGACTATTGCGCAGCGCGCAGCGGGTCCTGCAGCCCCGACTGGCCGAGGCCGATATCGGAGCCGCTGCGCTGGCCCGTGCATTGGCCGCGCTGCTGCGGCACTACCGTACCTACCGCCCCTATTCGCTGCAGGATGCGGGTGAACGGAAGGCCTTGGTGGACGCTGCCGTGGCAGCACGCGAGGCACTGGACGGCACGGCACGCGCGGCACTGGATCTGCTGCTGCGGGCACTTCCCGGCGAGGCGGAGGCCGAGCGCGCGCTGCGGGTGAGATTCGGGCAATTGGCCGCGCCGTTGAATGCCAAGTCGGTGGAAGACACAGGCTTCTATCGTTACTTCAGGCTGCTGTCGCGCAACGAAGTCGGAAGTGATCCGCAGCGGCTGGGCATGGAGGGGCGCGAGCTGCTGGAACACGCAGTGGGACGCCTGCAGCGCCATCCGCGGGCATTGCTTGCGCTGGCAACCCACGATCACAAGCGCGGAGCCGACAGCCGGGCGCGTCTTGCGGTTCTCAGCACCTGCACGGTCGAGTGGCGGGACGCGGTGCGGCGCTGGAGCCGGATGTCGACCCGCGCTGGCGCGCCGATGCCGTTGCCGGGTGCCGAGGCCTATGCGCTATGGCAGGCGCTCGTGGCCGCGTGGCCGATGCACGGTAACCCGGACGCCGACTTCGCATCGAGGATGGTGCAATGGCTGACCAAGGCGTTGCGCGAGGGCAAACGGGTCAGCAGCTGGTCCGATCCTGACGTGGCGGTGGAGGAGGCCGCCGCGCAGTGGCTGCACGCGCTGCTGGATGGAGCGCCATTGCAGCCGGTGCGGGAGGCGCTGGCGACGTTCGTGGCGCGCATTGCGCCGGCGGGCGCCTGCAACGGCCTGGCACAGCTGTGCCTGCAGCACTGCCTGCCCGGCGTGCCCGACCTCTACCAGGGCGGAGAAGGCTGGGACCTGAGCCTGGTGGACCCGGACAACCGGCGTGCCGTGGACTATCCAGTGCGGCAGGCGTGGCTGCGCGATACGCGCGGTTGGCCCGCCCTGCTGGAGGACTGGCGGGACGGTGGCATCAAGGCATTTCTGCTCAGGCGCTTGCTGGAGTGCCGCCGCAGGCACCCGCAGCTGTTCCTGCACGGCCAACTGCAGCCGCTGTCTGCACCGGCGTGTTCGCCCTGGCTGGCATTCGCGCGCAGGCATCAGGCGCAGGTGCTGCTGGTGATCGTGCGGCGTGGCTCGCCCACCGCCGTGCCTGGGCCCGGCCTGCGCGCAGCATACGACGTCGGCGCTGGGGTGACGCTGCACGGGCTGCCGACAGGACCCATGCGCAACCTGCTGGACGGGCGCATCGAACAATTCAAGGCAACCGAGGACGCGGCACGGCTTCTGGCTGGCAGCCCGTTGGCGGTATGGATCAACGAGGAGACGGACAGGAATGGACAGCAGGGAACGACGGCAGAGGATTGA
- a CDS encoding AzlD family protein: MTFNGLIHWTSVLTIVLMAAATYLTRIVGFLALRNRTLSKRAVTVMEAAPGCVLISVIAPDFVADKPADLAALAITLLAATRLSMLPTVLIGVVSAGVLRYLMG; encoded by the coding sequence ATGACCTTCAACGGCCTGATCCACTGGACCTCGGTGCTGACCATCGTGCTGATGGCTGCCGCCACCTACCTGACCCGCATCGTCGGCTTCCTCGCGCTGCGCAACCGCACGTTGAGCAAACGCGCCGTGACCGTGATGGAAGCCGCACCGGGCTGCGTGCTGATCTCGGTGATCGCCCCGGACTTCGTCGCCGACAAGCCGGCCGACCTGGCCGCACTGGCGATCACCCTGCTGGCCGCCACGCGGCTGTCGATGCTGCCGACGGTGCTGATCGGCGTGGTCTCGGCGGGTGTGCTGCGCTATCTGATGGGGTAG